Below is a genomic region from Granulicella sp. L56.
GATCATATTTGCCCTATTTTGTTGTCATTCCCGAAGGGAATCTGCGTTTCTTCCCGGGCTGGCATGACTACACTCGGAGGGGAACAGCTTTAGCGCCGTAGTGGAGAGACCCTCGCCGTTGTTCCTGTCATTGCCCGTTCTTAAGACCTTTACGGCCTCAGGCTTAAAAGATAAAGCTTCCCATCGGTTCGATTGAGGCATAGGATTCCGTCGACAAGTAAGGTGGCTCGTATGTTGAAGCCTTTGTTGGCTCTTCCCGCTCTTCTGCTCTTCGTTCCCTCGCCCCAGCAACCGGCTCCCGCAAATATTCCTGCAACTGCCGCTGCGGCTCCAGCCATGCCGGCGGATGCCAAAACTCTGGTCAATCCGGTAAAGCCCACGGCTGATTCTCAGACGCAGGCAAAGAAGATGTACGGATATGACTGCGCCGTATGCCACGGTGAAAACGGCAACGGCAAAGGCGACCTCGCCGCCGACATGAAGCCTCCGCTCAAGGACTACACCGACCCGGCCGCGCTCAAAGACCTCACCGACGGCGAGATCTTCTACATCATCAAGAACGGCAAAGGCCAAATGACCGGCGAAGGCGACCGTTTGAACAAAGACGGTACTTGGAACATGGTCATCCTTGTACGCTCGTTCGCCAAAAAGTAATCCTGCTCCAGCCCCAACCGTACGTCATCTCGACCGAAGCGAAGCGGAGTGGAGAGATCCCTGTATTTTGTCTCCATAGCTATTTCTTCTCAGGTATGGCTTCCTTTTATTTGTCATTCCCGAAGGGAATCTGCGTTTTGCTCAAATCGCCAAAACTCCCTCCGGAGGAGAACTCTAACAAACAGATTTTATTGGTCTTACCAATCTCATCCCTAAAAAATCCAGCAAAAGCATCTGTCAAGCCCCAAAAGCATCTAACTAAAACAAAACAAACCGAATAGAGGTTGCAGGTTAGTTTCACTCAACTCGATAAAATAGAAACAGCATAAAAAAAGTAAGAGCAATCGTTCCCGGCTCCACCTGTAACTCCTTTTGATGGAATATTTTACCGATAAACCATCTAAAATCAATATTTTAGCAAGCATAATTTTGATACATCACTGAAAATAAGCAGCTTACTTCTTTTCGCTACATAGGG
It encodes:
- a CDS encoding c-type cytochrome; protein product: MLKPLLALPALLLFVPSPQQPAPANIPATAAAAPAMPADAKTLVNPVKPTADSQTQAKKMYGYDCAVCHGENGNGKGDLAADMKPPLKDYTDPAALKDLTDGEIFYIIKNGKGQMTGEGDRLNKDGTWNMVILVRSFAKK